DNA sequence from the Verrucomicrobiota bacterium genome:
CCCCGGCCTTGAAAGTCGGCGTGGTGCTTTCCGGCGGCCAGGCCCCGGGCGGACACAACGTCATCGCCGGCCTGTTCGACGGACTCAAGACTCTCAATGCCGGCAGCGTGCTTTATGGCTTCCTTGGCGGCCCCAAGGGCTTGGTCGAAAATAAATACAAGGTGCTCGACCATGCCACCATTGACGCCTACCGCAACACCGGCGGCTTTGACATCATCGGCTCCGGCCGCGACAAGCTCGACAAACCCGAGCAGTTCGACAAAGTGGCCGCCAACTGCAAGGAACTCGGCATTAAAGCCGTGGTCGTCATCGGTGGCGACGATTCCAACACCAACGCCTGCCTGCTCGCCGAATACTTCCTTCAGCACAAGACCGGCATCCAGGTTATCGGCTGCCCCAAGACCATTGACGGCGACCTCAAGAACGAGCAGATTGAGACCTCCTTTGGCTTCGACACCGCCACCAAGGTTTACAGCGAACTCATCGGCAACATCCAGCGCGACGCCCTCTCCGCCAAGAAATACTGGCACTTCATCAAGCTCATGGGCCGCTCCGCCTCCCACATCGCGCTGGAATGCGCCTTGCAGACGCACCCCAACGTGACGCTGATCTCGGAAGAGATCGCCGCCCAGCGCCAGTCCCTCAAGCAGATCACCACCTACATTGCCGGCATCATCCGCGACCGCGGCAACGCCAAGCAAAACTTCGGCGTGGTGCTGATCCCCGAGGGCCTGGTGGAATTCGTTCCCGAAATCAAGCAACTCATCCACGAACTCAACGACATCATCGGCAAGCATAAGGATGAGTTTGAAGGGATGACCCTTGATGGCCGGGTGCGCCTGGTGCAAGGGCATCTGCTCGAAGAATCCCTCCTGGCCTTCAATGCGCTGCCCAGCGTCATCCAGATGCAGCTCCTTAAGGAGCGCGATTCCCACGGTAACGTCCAGGTGTCCCTGATCGAAACCGAGAAACTCCTCATCGAACTCGTCGCCAAGCAACTGGCCAAGTGGAAGGAAGACGGCACCTACACCGGCAAGTTCGCCGCCCTCAACCATTTCTTTGGCTATGAAGGCCGCTGCGCTGCGCCATCCAACTTCGATGCCGATTACGGCTACAGCCTTGGCTATACCTCCAGCCTGCTGATTGCCGATGGGCAGTCCGGTTACATGGCCGTCGTGAGCCAGGTCTCCAAGCCTGCCTCGGAATGGACCGCTGGCGGCATCCCGCTGACCATGATGATGAACATGGAACGCCGCCACAACAAACACGTCCCGGTCATCCGCAAGGCGCTGGTGGAACTGAACGGCAAACCGTTCCAGGTGCTGCTGGGCCATCGCGAAGTGTGGGCGGTGAACAGCGAATATATCTTCCCCGGCCCGATCCAGTACTTCGGCCCGTCGGAGGTCTGCGACCAACCGACCGTCACGCTCAAACAGGAGCGCGCCTGAGCGGAACGAAGGTTTTGAGCAAATCCCCCGGCGGCAACCTTGCTGCCGGGGGATTTTTCATGGATGGAGGTGTCCTCATTTGCGCGCGTTGGCAGTTGTTTCGGAGCAGCACACAGCTCGACGATTCAAACGCCGGGTTGAACGGAACATATATTTGTCATTCTTGCTTTCATCGGCTTTCTTTTAGCCAATGAAACGTAAAGCGGTTATTTTAGTCACGGCGAGCACCCAGAGCAAAGGCTCGGAGTTCGGTGACCTGTCATTGAGCCTTTCCGAATATTATTCGGAGGCCATCGTGGCCGCCGGTGGGGTGCCGCTGGTGTTGCCTTGCTTGGCCGACGAGACGGCGGTAGTGGCGGCGGTGCGTCAATGCGATGGGATTATGCTGACGGGTGGGGACGACGTGCAGCCCAAGCTGTATGCGCGCCGGCTGGCGCCCGCGCTGCGCCGCACGGTGGACCCCGTCCATCCCAAGCGGGAAATCGCTGAGCTATGGGTGATCCGCGAGGCGTTTCAGCAGCGGAAGCCTCTGCTGGCAATCTGTCGCGGCCAGCAACTTTTGAATGTGGCTCTGGGCGGGGACTTGGTGGTGGATATTTCCCAGCAATTGCCCGGGGCGTTAAATCACCAGCGAAGCGATAAGAAGGATCAATGGGTGCACGACGTGCGGCTCGAACCGGACTCGCTGTTGGCTAAAATCTCCGGCACCACCCGTTTGGGATCGAACAGCTCGCACCATCAGGCCTGTGGCCGAATCGCCGAGCTGTTGCGTGTGGTGGGCGTCACGGGGGATGGCGTGGTTGAGGCCCTGGAATTGAAGCCCGAACACGCGCGGTTGCTACCGTTCATGGTCGCCGTCCAATACCATCCGGAACGCCTGTTTCGGCGGCATCCCCGGCACCTTGCGTTGTTCCTTTACTTTGTTCGCGTTTGTGCGAAACTAATCGGGAAGGTTAATACATGAAACATCGTGTTCTCATCGTGGACGATTCGCAGGATTTGCGAGGGATGTTGCGTTCCATCCTCGAAATCCAGGGTTATGACATTACCGAGGCGGGCAGCGGCGATGCCATGCGCAAGCAGATGGAGACGGGGCCGCAACCGGATGTCGTGTTGCTGGACCTGCATTTGCAGGATGGCGACGGCCTGGAGTTGTTGCCTGCCGTCAAACGTGCCTGGCCGCAAACGGAAGTCATCATTCTGACCGGCTTCGCCTCGATTGACGCCGCCGTCACCGCCACCAAACTGGGCGCGTACGGCTTTTTGGAAAAGCCGTTCGATTCCAAGGTGCTGCTGTTGCACATCGAGCGCGCGCTCGAGCGCAAGCAGATGACCGAGGAGACGACCAAATTGCGCCAGGCCATCTCGGCCTTGAGCGGCGGCACCGCCCCGGTGTTTCAGAGCGCCTCGATGAAGTCCGTGGTGCGCACCGTGGAGAAAGTGGCCGGCAGCGACGTCTCCGTGCTGCTGGTCGGAGAAAGCGGGACCGGCAAGGAAATCATTGCCGATCTGATTCACACGCTCAGCCCGCGCGCCAGCGGCCCCTTTGTCAAAGTCAACTGTGCCGCCCTGCCGCGCGAATTGATTGAGAGCGAACTCTGCGGCTCGGTCAAGGGCGCGTACACCGGGGCGCATGCGGACCGGCACGGCCTGTTTCGGCAGGCGGAAAAGGGCACCTTGATGCTCGACGAAATATCGGAAATGCCGGTGGACACCCAGAGCAAATTATTGCGCGTGTTGCAGGACAAGGAAGTGCGGCCCGTGGGCGGCAAAAGCAGTTACACCACCGATTGCCGCATCATCGCGGCCACCAATCGTCCGGTGCAACAGGCCATCCGTGATGGCAAATTGCGCGAGGATTTGTTTTACCGCATCAGCACCATCACCATTTCCCTGGCGCCATTGCGCGAGCGGCCGGAGGATGTGTGCGCCCTGGCCAACTCATTTTTGCAGCGGTATGCCGCCCAGGCGGACCGCGCCTTCAGCGGGTTTTCCAAAAGCGCCCTGGAACGGTTGATGCGTTATGAATGGCCCGGCAATGTGCGGCAGTTGCAAAATGAAATACAACGCGCCGTGTTGATCGCGGAAGGCCCCGTCATCGAGCCGGACGATTTGTCCATCCAAGCCGAAGAAGGCGCGCACAGCACCGGGAATTCCGGGCTGCGCCTGATGGCGGCCATGGAGCGCAACACCATCGTGCAAGTGTTGAAAGATTGCGACGGGAACAAGGTCGAAGCCGCTAAACGGCTCGGCATCGGACGCCAGACGTTGTACAACAAGCTCAAAGAGTACGACCTCAAGGCATGAGGCCGCGCGCCCTGACACGGCGGAGGGGTTTTACGCCGATGATTAGGGGCAATGCGGGTTAAAGTCGGCGGGCCAATTCCGCTGAACTGTTGGCGTAGATCAACTGGTGCAGGGAATTACCTTGGGCATCCATGGTCACCACCGCCGGGAAATCCTTCACATCGAGTTCCCAGATGGCTTCCGGCGACCCGAATTCTTCAAGGAAATACACATTGCGCACCCGGGTGATGCACTCCGCCAACACCTGCGCCGCGCCGCCCACGGCGTGCAAGTAAACACAGCCGAATTCCTTGCAGGCCGCCAGCGTGCGGTCGCCCATGCCACCCTTGCCGATGACACCGCGCAGCCCGAAATCCTTGATGATATGCCCTTGGTACGGTTCCTCGCGGATGGAGGTGGTGGGTCCGGCGGCAACCACCTTCCACTCACCCCGTTCATCTTTGATGACCACCGGGCCACAGTGATAAATCAGACCGTCCTTCAAGCTCACGCCTGGCGGCAACTGGCCACCTTCGTGCAGGTATTTATGCACCGCATCGCGCCCGGTGAACATCACGCCAGAGATCAGCACTTCATCGCCCACCTTGAGGGAGCGGATTTTGGCTTCATTAAATGGTAAAGTGAGGGGGATCATATTAGTAGAGCCAGTTGAGGAGGTTGCCGTCGTTGGAAAGGGTCACACCCATGCGCCGGAACGCCCAGCACATGTAGCTGACGCTGACGAAGTATGAGGCGGGTACGCGATTGATCGCACAAATCTTGACGCCCAGCAGCGTGGTCTTGCCTCCGAAACCCATCGGGCCAATGCCCAGTTCATTGGCGGTTTTCAGGATGTCCTGTTCCAGTTTATCGAGTTCGGGGTTGGGATTGCGATCTTCCAGCAAGCGCAGCAATTGGGTCTTGGAATACTCGAATCCGGTGGCGCGGTCGCCGCCGATGCAAACGCCCAGCACGCCCGGGCCACAGCCTTTGCCCTGAGCTTGGAGCACCGCGTCAAGGATCACCTTGCGGCACCCATCCAGATCCCGGTTGGCTTTGAGCTTTTCCAGCGGCAGGGAATACTGCGCACCCACGTTTTCGCACCCGCCGCCCTTGAGCATCAGGCGCACCTGGATTTCCGGTGAGCGATGTTGGTGAAAATGCAGGGTGGGCGCTCCGGGCCCTACATTGGTGCCATCGTTCTTGCCGGTGATCGAGTCCACCGAGTTCTGGCGCAGATACCCTTTCTTCGTGGCTTCCGTGACGGCCTCGCGGGCGGTCTCCGCAAACGTCACCTCATCGTAGCCGATGGGGCACTCCACATAGAACAGCACGCTGCCGGTATCCTGACAAATCGGCTGGGATTTCGCCTTGGCCATCTCGATGTTTCGCTGAACGATCTTCATGGCCGACTCGGCGATGCTGCCCTTTTTTTCCTGCTCCAGCGCGTTCAGGATGGCGCGTTGCACGTCGTCGGGGATCTCGGCGGAGGTTCGCCGGATCAACTCAATCAATGATGTTTTTAAGCTGCTCATCTGCCCCAAACGCTAGACGGCGAATCGCAGGCTGTCAAAGAAATCCCTTCAAAAACCCACGGCGAAATTAGGGCATGCAGATATTGCTCCAGAGCAACATCGCGTAAGCGGCGACCAGTCCCACCTGGCTGTGTTTGCCCATCACCTGGCGGTAGAGGTAGAAATTGGGCTGCGCGTCCCGCTGCAAGGCCCCCCTGGTCAATCAGCCGGTCATAGTTTTCCTTACCCTTGGCATAGACGGCTGGAGAATAGAGATCGGTGCCCGGCGGCAGGTCAATCTCCGGTTTGCTGACGTGCAGAAAGCTCAAGGGCTTGTCCTTGGCCAGTGCCCGGGCTTCCTCGGACGACATCACGTCGTAAGGCAATTCACAAACGCACCCCGCCAATTCGGGTTTGGGACGCAACGCGGCAAATGGGGTAACGTTGCTCATCAAGGTGATCGAGACCCAGGGGAACCTGAGCAGCCACTACGAAATCCAGCCAACCCAACCCTGACAAAGCCTTCGTGGAGAGCGAAAGCAAAGCCCTCTCACGGCTTACCCTCCAGCGCGCCGGCGTCCCGTTTGCCCGTCGGCGTTTGCCCGCAGAAGTCGCGCCCGGACGGCCCGGTGAATTCCCAGGCATACAACTCTTCGATGGTAGTTTTGGCGTCGGTGAGCGTCCCCAATGCGATGCGCAGAAATTCCATGGTGCCGGCCAGGCAGCGCCCGGACCGGGTGCCGCCCACCTGCAGGTCACTCGCATTGGCAAGCGACGGGCCGGGACCAAAACCAGTGCCCGTGGCATCTGCCCGGCCATCCACGTAGAGTGCCAGCGTGCCCGCTTTGCGGTCCGCTTCGGCGATGAGGTGATGCCAATTCCCATCATTGAGCTTAGCGGTGGTGTCCAGGTGCTGCTCTTTGTTGGCGGCTTTCAGGGTGAAACGCGCGCGCCCCTCGGCGGTGATCATCAACCCATAACCGGTGCTATCGCATTTTTCCGCCAGCACGCCTCCGGTGTGTCCCGGTTCGGTGCGGAAATACGTCTCGATCAGGAAGCTGGATTGCTGCACCTGCGGGCTGGGAAAACTGTCGCTCGTCTCCGCTCCATCCGCCGCACTGGCCGGGATGGTGTGACGCGTGATTTTGGTGTTGTCATCAAAGTTGCCGGTGGGCGATAGCCACACGGTGAGCACATAGGTGCCGAGGTCCGGTTTGGCTTTGGGGGTGAAACGCAGGGAATGCAAACCGGCGGTGGCAGGCTGGGCGTTGCCGCCATAGGCGTTCATGCCGCCAAACTTGCCATTGTTCCGTACCCAGTGCAGGTCGGCGCGCAATTTCATTCCCGGCTGATCCTGAAGCAGCGTCAGTTTGGCGGTGAACGTCTGTTCCGGAACAAGCTGTTCCGGCGCCTCGATTTTGAGCCAGTCGCTGGGCGTATTTTTCGGAGCGGCGACCGCCTTGGTGGAGGTGCGAGTGACCGTGCCGCCGCTGGACCACACCGCGTATTGGTTGCGCCCGTTGAATTTCAGTGCGCCGGGCGTCCAATCCTCCAGCGGCCCCTCGATATAATCGGCGGCGGTGACGTTGGTGGCGCGCAGCGGATAAACCGGCTGGCGCAGGTAAGAGGTGCGATCCGTGTAATGCGGTGCGAGGTAAAAGTGCTCGTCGGGAATCAGCGCGGGATCATTGCCCACATGATGGAAAGTCCACTCGCCCACTACGGCCGAGAGCGCCCACGGGACAAACACCTTGACGCCGCGATCAGCCGCCGCGGCGGTGGGGCGGAAGTCATGCTGGGCCGGTGCCCGCAAGAGCGATGCGGCCGCGATGTCGCCCACTTGGCCGATGGAGCCGCGGGCGGCGAGTGCCTTCCGGAAGGGATCCAAGCCGGGATACCAGCGGCCCGACGGCTCGAATACAGCGAAGCGTTCCGGTACCCCGGAAAACATATTGTTGGCGTAGGCATTGGATTCATGTTCAAAGCTGGACTTCTGCGCGCCCGCATCGGCGGCGTTCGGATCGGCCATCACGTCTTTGGGATCGGCATGGCGAAAGACCATGTGCCCCATGTCCTGCCAGATATTCCCGAGATACTTGTTGCGGCCCGAGTCCGGCGCCTGGCGGCGCGAGCCGACCACAAAATTATAGATCGTGTTGTTAAAGATCGAGGTCAGGTAGCCGTAAATTTCCTGGAAGGCGGCAGTGTTGCCCAGCGGACCGAGGGGATCGTTGGATTTTCCCCAGGCGATGTTGTTGAAGTAATACTGCTTGTACCCGCCATCCATGTAATAGGCGTGGCCAAAGCGGGCGTTGGTGGGTTTGCCGGCATGCAGCAGCAGCCCCCATTTCTTGAAGCCGCCGGGATTCCCGGAAATATTGTCGAAC
Encoded proteins:
- a CDS encoding LamG-like jellyroll fold domain-containing protein yields the protein MRPTLLSLQALWLAGTTLAATYSWQQPHAKVVPTGDLEWTPQPFVFEKGASVRHIDFASGDDTNPGTQAKPWKHHPWDPNATANAQAGSGIHTYVFKGGVAYRGTLNTRDSGEAGNPIRLTSDPNWGQGPAVLCGSELVTRWQRGATQPDIPNADKVWYADLDFTPRNVWSVATDGTVTRLTLARTPNWKVTDPDDIKSEWWAWDNPKNAWGQLTTNNGRALHLGVDTVHLTNTPAYYQGAYVWPEYGWVMGTPYPTRVQAFFPEQRALAFGGQWGDTADSYHMPRHARYFLEDKPHYLDEAGEFWFDRKNKGGRLYLRLPGDADPNTARVEAARHLSLIESTNLQHVQISGLTFRFVNTYWNLDAPPTQHRDVDPACIRLLGSGSDIVIANCVFEHVHMPVRLKSTGEASVVDRVVIRDNDIRWTDHGAIWLQDGGEWGKDYHTARLLDVQVLRNRLYQIGLRPTRYGQGHAIEVDCAETAEVAGNILDRLYGSGIFVYGGKRSGSKVDRPLSRILIHHNKVTDSLLNNNDWGGIETWQGGPAYVFDNISGNPGGFKKWGLLLHAGKPTNARFGHAYYMDGGYKQYYFNNIAWGKSNDPLGPLGNTAAFQEIYGYLTSIFNNTIYNFVVGSRRQAPDSGRNKYLGNIWQDMGHMVFRHADPKDVMADPNAADAGAQKSSFEHESNAYANNMFSGVPERFAVFEPSGRWYPGLDPFRKALAARGSIGQVGDIAAASLLRAPAQHDFRPTAAAADRGVKVFVPWALSAVVGEWTFHHVGNDPALIPDEHFYLAPHYTDRTSYLRQPVYPLRATNVTAADYIEGPLEDWTPGALKFNGRNQYAVWSSGGTVTRTSTKAVAAPKNTPSDWLKIEAPEQLVPEQTFTAKLTLLQDQPGMKLRADLHWVRNNGKFGGMNAYGGNAQPATAGLHSLRFTPKAKPDLGTYVLTVWLSPTGNFDDNTKITRHTIPASAADGAETSDSFPSPQVQQSSFLIETYFRTEPGHTGGVLAEKCDSTGYGLMITAEGRARFTLKAANKEQHLDTTAKLNDGNWHHLIAEADRKAGTLALYVDGRADATGTGFGPGPSLANASDLQVGGTRSGRCLAGTMEFLRIALGTLTDAKTTIEELYAWEFTGPSGRDFCGQTPTGKRDAGALEGKP
- a CDS encoding gamma-glutamyl-gamma-aminobutyrate hydrolase family protein (Members of this family of hydrolases with an active site Cys residue belong to MEROPS family C26.) — protein: MKRKAVILVTASTQSKGSEFGDLSLSLSEYYSEAIVAAGGVPLVLPCLADETAVVAAVRQCDGIMLTGGDDVQPKLYARRLAPALRRTVDPVHPKREIAELWVIREAFQQRKPLLAICRGQQLLNVALGGDLVVDISQQLPGALNHQRSDKKDQWVHDVRLEPDSLLAKISGTTRLGSNSSHHQACGRIAELLRVVGVTGDGVVEALELKPEHARLLPFMVAVQYHPERLFRRHPRHLALFLYFVRVCAKLIGKVNT
- a CDS encoding sigma-54 dependent transcriptional regulator → MKHRVLIVDDSQDLRGMLRSILEIQGYDITEAGSGDAMRKQMETGPQPDVVLLDLHLQDGDGLELLPAVKRAWPQTEVIILTGFASIDAAVTATKLGAYGFLEKPFDSKVLLLHIERALERKQMTEETTKLRQAISALSGGTAPVFQSASMKSVVRTVEKVAGSDVSVLLVGESGTGKEIIADLIHTLSPRASGPFVKVNCAALPRELIESELCGSVKGAYTGAHADRHGLFRQAEKGTLMLDEISEMPVDTQSKLLRVLQDKEVRPVGGKSSYTTDCRIIAATNRPVQQAIRDGKLREDLFYRISTITISLAPLRERPEDVCALANSFLQRYAAQADRAFSGFSKSALERLMRYEWPGNVRQLQNEIQRAVLIAEGPVIEPDDLSIQAEEGAHSTGNSGLRLMAAMERNTIVQVLKDCDGNKVEAAKRLGIGRQTLYNKLKEYDLKA
- a CDS encoding diphosphate--fructose-6-phosphate 1-phosphotransferase, which codes for MTEISNLQKARAAYEPKLPQVFAKHNLAVKIVKGGKTESVADQAEIKAMFPNTYGLPVLGMAKGTKKVKAPALKVGVVLSGGQAPGGHNVIAGLFDGLKTLNAGSVLYGFLGGPKGLVENKYKVLDHATIDAYRNTGGFDIIGSGRDKLDKPEQFDKVAANCKELGIKAVVVIGGDDSNTNACLLAEYFLQHKTGIQVIGCPKTIDGDLKNEQIETSFGFDTATKVYSELIGNIQRDALSAKKYWHFIKLMGRSASHIALECALQTHPNVTLISEEIAAQRQSLKQITTYIAGIIRDRGNAKQNFGVVLIPEGLVEFVPEIKQLIHELNDIIGKHKDEFEGMTLDGRVRLVQGHLLEESLLAFNALPSVIQMQLLKERDSHGNVQVSLIETEKLLIELVAKQLAKWKEDGTYTGKFAALNHFFGYEGRCAAPSNFDADYGYSLGYTSSLLIADGQSGYMAVVSQVSKPASEWTAGGIPLTMMMNMERRHNKHVPVIRKALVELNGKPFQVLLGHREVWAVNSEYIFPGPIQYFGPSEVCDQPTVTLKQERA